The Pantoea vagans genome includes a window with the following:
- a CDS encoding tetratricopeptide repeat protein: MRKTVSAPRPALVNPAAAAQSRIEGVAARFRQAMAASDFPVACRCCEEVLRVMPHNMQVLSDYALTLMRIGDYKKSYKTYQKIYQAPAAQRAQASETWLDGLTEVCGWLGKPEEVARYGRESLEKSDAIFRQGNKVAFPVGTPPPYNPGSPNENIISFSLYGGQPRYCETLIKNIDVARELYPSWICRVYLDDSVPPHVWQRLKQPNTQLVDMSHEKTIFPTLWRFLVMDDPSVKRYIVRDADSLLSEREVAAVDAWLASPYWFHHMRDYFTHTELLLAGMWGGCHGVFHNVEQQMRDFIVQYSGSERFTDQYFLKVALWPTVRESVLNHDDLFQFHHAQAWPAHPPIRWQTDRFHVGSNAGFSSMAGKVENVTDGWQQIELTCDGQSWRYPAKVKDSEWMLPMPFFLIDAWKAGELTVKALPVSD; this comes from the coding sequence ATGCGCAAAACGGTTTCTGCTCCTCGTCCTGCCCTGGTAAACCCTGCCGCTGCGGCGCAATCACGTATTGAAGGTGTTGCAGCGCGTTTTCGTCAGGCCATGGCGGCCTCTGATTTTCCCGTTGCATGCCGGTGCTGTGAAGAAGTGCTGCGCGTCATGCCCCACAACATGCAGGTGCTGAGCGACTATGCACTAACGCTGATGCGGATCGGGGATTACAAAAAATCCTACAAGACCTATCAAAAAATCTACCAGGCGCCAGCCGCGCAGCGTGCGCAGGCTTCTGAAACCTGGCTCGATGGCTTAACTGAAGTGTGTGGATGGCTGGGAAAACCGGAAGAAGTGGCCCGTTATGGCCGGGAATCGCTGGAAAAATCAGATGCGATTTTCCGCCAGGGCAACAAGGTGGCTTTTCCTGTGGGAACACCACCGCCGTATAATCCTGGCAGTCCCAACGAAAACATCATCTCTTTCAGCCTGTATGGTGGGCAGCCGCGCTATTGCGAAACGCTGATCAAAAATATCGACGTCGCCCGCGAGCTGTATCCCAGCTGGATCTGCCGGGTTTATCTCGACGATAGCGTGCCGCCGCATGTCTGGCAGCGTCTGAAGCAGCCCAATACCCAGCTGGTGGATATGTCGCACGAGAAAACCATTTTCCCGACGCTATGGCGCTTCCTGGTAATGGATGACCCCAGCGTCAAACGCTATATCGTGCGTGACGCGGACTCTTTGCTCTCTGAACGTGAAGTAGCGGCAGTGGATGCCTGGCTTGCCTCGCCTTACTGGTTCCACCATATGCGCGACTATTTCACCCATACCGAACTTTTGCTGGCGGGGATGTGGGGCGGCTGTCACGGCGTGTTCCACAACGTTGAGCAGCAGATGCGGGATTTTATTGTGCAGTACAGCGGCAGTGAACGTTTCACCGATCAGTACTTCCTCAAAGTGGCGCTGTGGCCGACGGTACGAGAAAGTGTGTTGAATCATGATGATTTGTTCCAGTTTCATCATGCACAGGCATGGCCCGCGCATCCGCCGATTCGCTGGCAGACCGACCGCTTCCATGTTGGCAGTAATGCCGGATTTTCCAGCATGGCGGGTAAAGTCGAAAACGTGACCGACGGCTGGCAGCAGATTGAGCTGACCTGTGATGGGCAAAGCTGGCGCTATCCCGCCAAGGTCAAAGACAGCGAATGGATGCTGCCAATGCCATTTTTCCTGATTGATGCATGGAAAGCGGGGGAATTGACGGTAAAAGCACTGCCAGTCAGTGACTGA
- the udp gene encoding uridine phosphorylase, giving the protein MAQSDVFHLGITKADLKGATLAIVPGDPERVKKIAALMDNPQHLASHREFTTYLAEVDGKPVVVCSTGIGGPSTSIAVEELAQLGVRTFLRVGTTGAIQPNINVGDVLVTTASVRLDGASLHFAPMEFPAVADFTCTTALVAAAEACGAKTHIGITASSDTFYPGQERYDTFSGRVVNRFQGSMQEWQQMGVLNYEMESATLLTMCASQGLRAGMVAGVIVNRTQKEIPDAATMKQTESDAVKIVVEAARRLI; this is encoded by the coding sequence ATGGCCCAGTCTGACGTTTTTCACCTTGGTATCACTAAAGCCGATCTGAAAGGAGCCACATTGGCTATCGTTCCCGGCGATCCAGAGCGCGTGAAAAAAATCGCAGCGCTGATGGATAACCCACAGCACCTCGCCTCGCACCGTGAATTCACCACTTACCTGGCGGAAGTGGATGGCAAGCCTGTGGTGGTGTGCTCAACCGGCATTGGCGGTCCGTCCACCTCTATCGCGGTGGAAGAGTTGGCGCAGTTGGGGGTGCGTACTTTCTTACGCGTCGGCACCACCGGTGCGATCCAGCCGAATATCAACGTCGGTGATGTGTTGGTTACCACTGCTTCAGTGCGTCTTGACGGGGCCAGCTTGCACTTCGCGCCGATGGAATTCCCGGCGGTGGCAGATTTCACCTGTACCACCGCGCTGGTGGCTGCAGCAGAAGCCTGTGGCGCTAAAACGCACATCGGTATTACCGCTTCTTCCGACACCTTCTATCCGGGCCAGGAACGCTACGATACCTTCTCAGGACGTGTGGTGAATCGCTTCCAGGGCTCAATGCAAGAGTGGCAGCAAATGGGCGTGCTCAACTATGAGATGGAATCCGCTACACTGTTAACCATGTGCGCCAGTCAGGGGCTGAGAGCGGGCATGGTGGCGGGTGTCATCGTTAACCGTACGCAAAAAGAGATCCCGGATGCGGCGACCATGAAACAGACCGAAAGTGATGCGGTGAAGATTGTAGTTGAAGCAGCGCGTCGCTTAATTTAG